From Topomyia yanbarensis strain Yona2022 chromosome 1, ASM3024719v1, whole genome shotgun sequence, one genomic window encodes:
- the LOC131696134 gene encoding uncharacterized protein LOC131696134 gives MVMDVAIFGATCSPTQSQFVKNKNADEHAEVYPRAAKAIKERHYVDDYLDSLDNPDEAVELALEVAKVHATGGFIIRNWISNQRTVMERIGETNPTTGKRFVGEGGVERLLGIVWMPEEDVYTFSLNYSDSVRALIEGEVDPTKRKMLRLVMSIYDPMELVGAYVIHGKILIQDVWRGRTDWDEKVPLKVLGRWKQWLTVLRKMDHVNIPRCYFPGYDPVSYRSLQLHIFVDASKQAFAACAYFRIVDRERVRCCLVASKTEVAPLKPFSIPRLESMAAVIGVRLRKTIVENHSVQIQETFFHNDATTVLSLIKSDPRRYRPFVAFRISEILTMSTVTEWRWVPTKLNVADEATKWGRGPSFERDSRIMIGPLFLCDDQQE, from the coding sequence ATGGTGATGGACGTAGCAATTTTTGGTGCAACTTGTTCTCCTACACAGTCACAATTCGTGAAAAATAAGAATGCAGATGAACATGCGGAAGTCTACCCAAGGGCTGCTAAAGCGATTAAAGAAAGACATTATGTCGACGACTACCTTGATAGTCTCGACAACCCTGATGAAGCTGTTGAGTTGGCGTTAGAGGTGGCAAAAGTTCATGCCACTGGTGGGTTCATAATCCGGAACTGGATTTCCAACCAGCGCACCGTGATGGAGCGGATCGGAGAAACCAATCCAACTACGGGGAAGCGATTTGTTGGAGAAGGTGGTGTTGAACGTCTGCTGGGTATAGTCTGGATGCCGGAGGAAGATGTTTATACCTTTTCATTGAACTACAGTGACAGTGTCCGCGCGCTGATTGAAGGGGAAGTAGATCCCACCAAGCGGAAAATGCTGCGGTTGGTGATGAGTATTTACGACCCCATGGAACTGGTGGGGGCGTATGTCATCCATGGGAAAATCCTTATACAAGATGTCTGGAGAGGGAGAACTGACTGGGATGAGAAGGTTCCCCTGAAAGTGCTCGGTCGATGGAAGCAGTGGTTAACGGTCCTAAGGAAGATGGATCACGTTAATATTCCCCGTTGTTACTTTCCCGGTTACGATCCAGTCAGTTACCGATCACTACAACTGCATATTTTCGTCGACGCGAGTAAACAAGCCTTCGCAGCGTGTGCTTATTTCCGCATCGTGGACCGAGAACGAGTACGTTGCTGTCTAGTTGCATCGAAAACTGAAGTGGCGCCACTGAAACCTTTCTCAATCCCTCGCTTGGAGTCAATGGCAGCAGTGATAGGAGTGCGGTTAAGGAAAACAATCGTCGAGAACCATTCAGTACAGATCCAAGAGACGTTCTTTCATAATGATGCCACGACTGTGCTTTCCTTGATCAAGTCTGACCCACGTCGCTATCGGCCATTCGTTGCATTCCGCATCAGCGAGATATTGACTATGTCTACGGTTACAGAATGGCGATGGGTCCCCACTAAACTCAACGTCGCTGACGAAGCCACAAAATGGGGACGAGGTCCATCGTTTGAACGAGACAGCCGTATCATGATTGGACCTTTGTTCTTATGTGATGATCAGCAAGAGTAG
- the LOC131696146 gene encoding uncharacterized protein LOC131696146: METLLVQIECCLNSRPLTPLSDDSADLEPLTPGHFLIGSALKAVPDTNFEAIPYNRLTRWQQTQRAVQEIWNRWHREYLATLQPRTKWCNPPVTIEKNRLVVIMDENFPPARWPTGRVHELHPGPDGIVRVVTLQTSRGFITRPVAKLCLLPVASSGTEDSE, from the coding sequence ATGGAGACGCTCCTTGTTCAAATTGAGTGCTGCCTTAACTCCCGGCCGCTAACACCGCTCAGCGACGATTCTGCTGATCTAGAGCCATTGACTCCAGGACATTTCCTTATAGGATCAGCACTGAAGGCAGTTCCAGACACCAACTTCGAGGCCATTCCGTACAACAGACTTACACGATGGCAGCAAACGCAGAGAGCGGTGCAGGAAATTTGGAATCGCTGGCATCGCGAGTATCTTGCTACCCTACAACCAAGAACTAAATGGTGCAATCCACCAGTCACCATCGAGAAAAACCGTTTAGTTGTCATCATGGATGAAAACTTCCCACCGGCACGATGGCCTACAGGAAGAGTTCACGAGCTGCATCCCGGACCGGATGGGATCGTACGAGTTGTAACTCTGCAAACATCTCGTGGATTCATCACTCGACCAGTGGCAAAGTTATGCCTTCTACCAGTCGCTTCATCGGGTACTGAGGATtctgaatga
- the LOC131696154 gene encoding uncharacterized protein LOC131696154 yields the protein MSGLERKIRNLKTRRRSIATSFNLIRRFVAEYNAERDVAEVPVRLEAIVSLWADFNTVQAELETTDESPDALEGYLKERAEFESSFYKIKGFLLQHVPATTTTVAPTPQINHTNRVKLPDVKLPIFEGKFETWLNFHDLFVSLVHSSTDLSSIQKFYYLRSSLGGEALKLIQTIPISATNYPVAWNLLVEHFQNPTVLKRNYVQTLFDFPTLRRESATDLHALVEQFEANVRVLNQLGEHTEYWDILLVHFLASRLDPVTRRDWEEHSAVHETISFRGLTDFIQRRVNVLQQVTTKPVEAQQQHQSQNKKPYQPRLGTHGAFQDHRSRKCIACSEEHTIYQCNTFARLPIDEKERLIKRNHLCCNCFRRGHFARECASESCCKKCKARHHTLLCTKTVPYAGNSSNNIAAGSNMATLPTSTNTSSNQRPVPTATVAHSGIISCNSQVPGRTKVILATAVIVLIDDAGKEHLARALLDSGSECCFATKRLYQMMKVKQTRVDLPIAGIGKSSATVKYQFQSLIKSRTSDFCASVDLLILPKVTIDLPSLTLDTTTWKIPDGITLADPAFNQPNAIDLVLGAEIFFDLFSIPGRIYLGDTFPLLINSVFGWVVSGKTSSDFVTYPALCNLAIIDDLQNKIEKFWAIEEDTGSSHYSLEETQCEEIFQQTVTRGNEGRYTVRLPFKDGQIERLGENRKTALHRFRLLENRLSRNPDLGSQYQEFMTEYLRLGHMAPVPDDAHDSRSCYYLPHHPVVKDSSTTTKVCVVYDASCKTSTGLSLNDILLVGPVIQEDLRSLIVRARLHPIILIADVEKMYRQIILHSDDTHFQRVFWRTSPTKPIETFELKTVTYGTASAPFLATRVLKQLAIDEAHKYPIAAKAVETDFYVDDLYSGAATVEEAIELRKQLDSLLSAGGFQLRKWASNNAAVLDGVSPENRAIQEQLDFDRDQTLKTLGLYWEPRSDCLKYQIQLPLSHTARLTKRITLSYIAQIFDPLGLVGPVVVTAKTFMQTLWSLTDENGYIWEWDRELPPHLHEQWVTYHSELSSLNQLRIDRFVLIQNAVKVELHMFSDASERAYGSCAYLRSVDINGNIKVALLTSRSKVAPLKKQSIPRLELCGALLSAELYGKIISSLRMAVDTYFWTDSTIVISWLQATPSTWTTFVANRVSKIQHATQNCTWRHISGHENPADILSRGCSAPELLTSMRWWNGPSWANSCTEKWPQQRLVNDAGGNIDLERRKPPITAASTSVSSSFIDEYCSRFSSYSRMIRVTTYLLRYIKNLQLQREKRITSWLTTDELKSAEYTLIRLVQQQCFSDEWKRLSKGEHVSGSSRLRWFHPLIPESDKVIRIGGRLGQSCQSYDFKHQILLPSSHALTRLLLLSYHHRLLHAAPQLMINTVRLRYWPLGGRNIARQIVHKCITCVRARPKLIQQFMAELPASRVIASRPFSMVGVDFWGPVRIQPRHRRDAPLKAYVAVFVCFATKAVHLELVVDLSTSKFLQAFRRFVARRGLCSDVYSDNGRNFVGTANELRRFVQGKEYKDKFSGECNDHGIRWHFNPPKASHFGGLWEAAINSAQKHFHRVLS from the coding sequence ATGTCTGGATTGGAGCGAAAGATACGAAATCTTAAAACCCGTCGGCGAAGCATCGCAACGTCATTTAATTTAATCAGGAGATTTGTTGCCGAATATAATGCTGAAAGAGACGTTGCCGAGGTACCAGTTCGTTTAGAAGCAATCGTGTCGCTGTGGGCAGATTTTAACACTGTTCAAGCGGAGTTAGAAACCACGGATGAGTCACCAGATGCACTTGAAGGATACTTGAAGGAGAGAGCTGAGTTCGAATCATCGTTCTACAAGATTAAAGGATTTCTTCTGCAGCATGTTCCTGCAACAACCACCACAGTGGCACCAACACCACAAATAAACCACACGAACCGCGTGAAACTGCCCGATGTGAAACTGCCAATATTTGAAGGGAAATTTGAGACTTGGCTAAATTTCCACGATCTGTTCGTATCGTTAGTACATTCGTCAACCGATTTGTCGAGCATTCAAAAGTTTTACTACCTTCGATCGTCACTCGGAGGTGAAGCGTTAAAACTAATACAAACAATACCGATAAGCGCAACTAACTATCCTGTCGCATGGAATTTATTGGTTGAGCATTTCCAGAATCCCACTGTATTGAAGAGAAATTATGTACAAACCTTATTTGACTTTCCAACCCTACGCCGTGAGTCAGCTACCGATCTGCATGCACTGGTTGAACAATTCGAAGCGAACGTCAGGGTGTTGAACCAATTGGGAGAGCACACCGAATATTGGGATATTCTTCTTGTTCACTTTCTCGCCAGCCGACTGGATCCTGTAACACGACGTGACTGGGAGGAACATTCAGCAGTTCATGAAACCATCAGTTTCCGAGGCCTTACCGATTTTATTCAGCGAAGGGTGAACGTCCTGCAGCAAGTTACCACCAAACCAGTGGAAGCACAGCAGCAACATCAATCACAAAATAAGAAACCATATCAGCCTCGTTTGGGAACGCACGGAGCATTTCAAGATCATCGATCCCGAAAATGCATCGCATGCTCTGAGGAGCACACAATTTATCAATGTAACACTTTTGCTCGTTTGCCGATCGATGAGAAGGAGAGACTCATAAAACGGAATCATCTCTGCTGTAATTGTTTCCGTAGAGGGCATTTCGCTAGAGAATGTGCTTCGGAGAGTtgctgtaaaaaatgtaaagcaAGACATCACACACTATTGTGCACAAAAACTGTTCCTTATGCTGGGAATTCGTCAAACAATATTGCGGCTGGCTCGAATATGGCTACCTTACCTACATCCACAAATACCTCGTCCAATCAACGTCCAGTGCCAACTGCAACCGTGGCGCATTCCGGGATTATCAGTTGCAATTCACAAGTACCCGGCCGAACCAAGGTAATACTAGCAACCGCTGTGATAGTGCTGATTGATGACGCCGGAAAGGAGCACTTAGCTCGTGCATTGTTAGATTCTGGCAGCGAGTGTTGTTTCGCCACCAAGAGATTATACCAAATGATGAAGGTTAAACAGACTAGAGTTGATTTACCTATCGCTGGAATAGGAAAGTCGTCGGCTACAGTCAAATATCAATTCCAGTCGTTAATTAAATCGAGAACCTCAGATTTTTGTGCTAGTGTGGATCTTCTCATACTCCCGAAGGTTACTATTGATCTCCCGTCTCTCACTTTAGACACCACTACATGGAAAATCCCCGATGGGATCACTCTTGCCGATCCAGCCTTCAACCAACCCAACGCAATAGATCTAGTATTGGGTGCTGAGAtcttttttgatttattttctaTTCCTGGTCGTATATACCTTGGTGATACGTTTCCACTGCTGATCAACTCCGTTTTCGGTTGGGTGGTTTCGGGCAAAACCAGCAGTGATTTTGTTACCTACCCTGCTCTTTGCAATCTTGCTATTATTGATGATCTGCAGAACAAGATTGAAAAATTCTGGGCCATTGAGGAAGATACGGGATCTAGTCATTACTCTCTCGAAGAAACTCAGTGTGAAGAGATATTTCAACAAACAGTGACGCGCGGGAACGAGGGACGATATACAGTGCGGCTTCCATTTAAAGATGGTCAGATAGAGAGACTAggagaaaatagaaaaacagcATTACATCGGTTTCGTTTGTTGGAAAATCGGTTATCACGCAATCCTGATCTTGGTAGCCAGTATCAGGAATTCATGACCGAATATCTTCGATTAGGACACATGGCTCCAGTTCCAGATGATGCACATGATTCAAGGTCATGTTATTATTTGCCCCACCATCCTGTGGTCAAAGACAGCAGTACGACAACGAAGGTTTGTGTGGTGTACGACGCGTCGTGTAAAACTAGTACTGGTCTTTCTCTAAACGacatactcctggtgggaccagTCATTCAAGAAGACCTGCGGTCCTTGATAGTTCGTGCTCGCCTCCATCCGATAATATTAATTGCAGACGTCGAAAAGATGTATCGACAGATAATCTTACATTCAGACGATACTCATTTCCAGAGAGTATTTTGGCGAACCTCTCCTACCAAACCAATCGAGACGTTTGAACTAAAGACAGTGACATACGGCACCGCATCAGCCCCCTTTTTGGCAACCCGCGTCCTCAAGCAGTTGGCGATTGACGAAGCACATAAGTATCCGATCGCTGCTAAGGCTGTCGAAACAGATTTTTATGTAGATGACCTTTACTCGGGAGCAGCGACAGTAGAAGAAGCAATCGAACTTCGGAAACAATTGGATTCCCTACTCTCTGCCGGCGGGTTCCAGCTGAGGAAATGGGCATCTAATAACGCAGCGGTGCTAGACGGTGTTTCCCCTGAGAACCGTGCTATTCAAGAGCAGCTCGATTTCGATCGAGACCAAACACTTAAAACACTCGGGTTGTATTGGGAACCAAGAAGTGACTGCCTGAAATATCAAATTCAACTCCCTTTATCGCATACTGCAAGGCTAACGAAACGAATAACGTTATCGTATATTGCTCAAATTTTTGACCCACTTGGTTTAGTTGGGCCTGTTGTTGTGACAGCAAAAACGTTCATGCAGACGCTCTGGTCTCTTACAGACGAAAATGGATATATATGGGAATGGGATCGAGAGCTACCACCACACTTGCATGAACAGTGGGTTACTTATCACTCGGAGCTATCGTCACTCAATCAACTTAGGATAGATCGCTTCGTACTTATACAAAATGCAGTAAAGGTAGAATTGCATATGTTTTCGGATGCTTCTGAGAGAGCATATGGCAGCTGTGCGTATCTTAGATCAGTTGATATCAATGGAAATATCAAGGTCGCTCTTCTCACGTCGCGGTCGAAGGTAGCCCCGCTCAAAAAGCAATCTATTCCGCGCTTAGAACTATGTGGAGCTCTTCTCTCTGCTGAGCTTTACGGGAAAATAATCTCATCCCTTCGTATGGCTGTTGACACCtatttttggactgattcaacAATTGTCATCAGTTGGCTTCAAGCGACACCATCAACGTGGACGACGTTCGTTGCGAATAGAGTGTCTAAAATTCAGCATGCTACGCAGAATTGTACTTGGAGACACATTTCGGGACATGAAAACCCGGCCGACATTTTATCGCGTGGATGTTCCGCACCAGAGCTTCTAACCAGTATGCGTTGGTGGAACGGTCCGTCCTGGGCAAATAGCTGCACTGAAAAATGGCCGCAGCAAAGATTGGTCAACGATGCAGGAGGCAACATAGATCTCGAGCGACGCAAACCACCAATTACCGCCGCATCTACTTCGGTGTCGAGCTCATTCATTGATGAGTACTGTTCCAGGTTTTCCAGCTATTCACGAATGATCAGAGTAACAACGTATCTGCTGCGATATATTAAAAATCTCCAGCTACAAAGGGAAAAGAGAATCACTAGTTGGCTCACTACGGATGAATTAAAGAGTGCTGAGTATACACTGATTCGCTTAGTGCAACAACAATGTTTTTCGGATGAATGGAAACGCCTCTCTAAGGGAGAGCATGTGTCGGGTAGCTCACGTTTACGATGGTTTCACCCACTTATACCAGAAAGCGACAAGGTCATCAGGATTGGAGGGCGTTTGGGACAGTCTTGCCAATCGTACGACTTCAAGCACCAAATTTTGCTTCCAAGCTCCCATGCACTTACGAGGCTACTTCTGCTCTCCTACCATCATCGATTGTTACATGCGGCGCCACAGTTGATGATTAACACGGTGCGACTGCGGTATTGGCCGCTTGGCGGAAGAAACATCGCAAGACAGATAGTGCACAAATGTATCACTTGTGTGCGAGCTCGtcccaaattaattcaacaatttATGGCCGAACTTCCTGCTTCTCGTGTCATTGCATCACGACCATTTTCGATGGTCGGGGTTGATTTCTGGGGACCTGTTCGCATCCAGCCTAGGCATCGACGAGACGCTCCGTTGAAAGCTTATGTGGCTGTATTTGTATGTTTTGCCACAAAGGCAGTTCATTTGGAGCTCGTTGTGGATTTAAGTACAAGCAAATTTCTGCAAGCCTTCCGACGGTTTGTCGCGCGTCGTGGATTATGCTCAGATGTTTACAGTGATAATGGTCGTAATTTTGTGGGAACAGCCAACGAATTGCGGCGGTTTGTACAAGGCAAGGAATACAAGGACAAATTCTCCGGAGAGTGCAATGACCACGGAATTCGGTGGCACTTTAACCCTCCGAAAGCGTCTCATTTTGGTGGTCTCTGGGAAGCGGCTATCAACTCTGCTCAAAAACATTTTCATCGAGTTCTCAGTTGA